The sequence AACCCGTTCCTTCCGCTGCCCCTACCGCTGCCCGCCGCCCCGCCCCGCGTCCAGGACCAGATGGGTCCCGAGCCCGAACAACAGCCCCCAGAACGCCGAGCCGATGCCGAACAGGCTCATCCCCGAGGCGCTCGCCAGGAAGGTCACCATCGCCGCGTCCCGTCCGCGCTCCTCCGCCACCGCCGCCGCCAGACTGCCCTGGAGCGAGGCCAGCAGCGCGACCCCGGCGATCACCGCGATCAGTTCCTTCGGCAGCCCGGTGAACAGGCTCACCAGCACCCCGCCGAAACTGCCCACGAGCACGTACAGCGCGCCCGACGACATCCCCGCCACATAGCGGCGACGCGGATCCGGGTGCGCCTCCGGACCCGAGCAGATCGCCGCCGTGATCGCGGCCAGATTGACCCCCGGCGAGCCGAACGGTGCCATCAGCACCGATATCGCGCCGGTCGAACCGATCAGCAGCCGGTCGTCCGCCCGGTAGCCGAAGGCCCGCATCACCCCGAGGCCCGGCGCGTTCTGCGAGGCCAGGGCCACGATCGTCAGCGGCAGCGCCAGACCCACCACGGCCGACCAGGAGAACGCCGGCGCCGTCAGCACCGGCACCGTCGGCCCGCCCGAGCCCGGGCGCAGCGGCAGCCCGACCGTCAGCGCCGCCAGCACTCCGCCGGCCAGCAGTGCCACCGGCACCGCGTACCGGGGCGCGAACCGCTTGGCCACCAGGAACGCCGCGAAGGCGCCGACCACCAGCGTCGGCGCGCTGTGCACGGCACCGAAGATCCCGGCGCCGAAGGAGAACAGGATGCCCGCCAGCATGGCGTTCACGATCCCCACCGGCACGGCGGCGATCAGCCGCCCGAACCACCCGGTCACCCCGAACAGCGTCACCGTCACCGCGCTCACCAGGAACGCCCCGATGGCCTCCCGGTACGGGTAGTCGCCCAGGCTGGTCACCAGCAGCGCGGCCCCGGGCGTCGACCAGGCGGTGACCACCGGCGTCCGCGTCCACCAGCTCAGC comes from Streptomyces sp. TLI_053 and encodes:
- a CDS encoding benzoate/H(+) symporter BenE family transporter — its product is MTNELTARPETAPAGDGERRTLRRDVSGPALLAGLVCVAVSFSGPLVVVLAAAAAGRLDTAQTASWIWAVAIGSGVSGFALSWWTRTPVVTAWSTPGAALLVTSLGDYPYREAIGAFLVSAVTVTLFGVTGWFGRLIAAVPVGIVNAMLAGILFSFGAGIFGAVHSAPTLVVGAFAAFLVAKRFAPRYAVPVALLAGGVLAALTVGLPLRPGSGGPTVPVLTAPAFSWSAVVGLALPLTIVALASQNAPGLGVMRAFGYRADDRLLIGSTGAISVLMAPFGSPGVNLAAITAAICSGPEAHPDPRRRYVAGMSSGALYVLVGSFGGVLVSLFTGLPKELIAVIAGVALLASLQGSLAAAVAEERGRDAAMVTFLASASGMSLFGIGSAFWGLLFGLGTHLVLDAGRGGGQR